One genomic segment of Vibrio penaeicida includes these proteins:
- a CDS encoding 5-oxoprolinase subunit PxpA: protein MTKERLKLNCDMGESFGSWSKGLDEDVMPWVDMANIACGFHASDPDVMSKTLKLARSHSVKVGAHPGYHDLIGFGRRTIPMTQDQIVHSIVYQVGALKSLASLNDVHLDYIKPHGALYNDMMQNENVFIGILAAAENFSLPVMILASSDNTRYLDLADQFNVPLLFEAFADRAYQDNGLLVPRSKPNAVHHKEEDIFYQVMQLAKYGSITSENGNAIQIEADTICVHGDNPESIAVVQRIAQGLQSL, encoded by the coding sequence ATGACCAAGGAAAGGTTAAAACTGAATTGCGACATGGGCGAAAGCTTTGGATCATGGAGTAAAGGGCTTGATGAAGACGTCATGCCCTGGGTCGATATGGCGAACATCGCCTGTGGGTTTCACGCTTCAGACCCAGATGTTATGTCTAAAACACTGAAGCTCGCAAGGAGCCATTCGGTTAAAGTTGGTGCTCATCCGGGTTATCACGATCTCATTGGATTCGGGCGTCGCACCATCCCAATGACGCAAGACCAAATAGTACACTCTATCGTGTACCAAGTGGGTGCATTAAAATCACTCGCTTCACTTAATGACGTGCATCTTGACTACATAAAACCTCATGGTGCTTTGTATAACGACATGATGCAGAATGAAAATGTGTTCATTGGTATTTTAGCTGCCGCTGAAAACTTTTCCCTTCCAGTGATGATTTTAGCGTCTAGCGACAATACGCGTTATCTAGATTTAGCGGATCAATTTAATGTACCGCTGCTATTTGAAGCTTTTGCAGATAGGGCATATCAAGATAACGGACTTTTAGTACCTAGAAGCAAACCAAACGCTGTTCATCATAAGGAAGAAGATATTTTCTATCAGGTTATGCAGCTTGCAAAGTACGGAAGTATCACTAGCGAAAATGGTAACGCTATTCAAATTGAAGCAGATACGATTTGTGTGCACGGTGACAATCCGGAATCGATTGCCGTAGTTCAGCGTATCGCGCAGGGTTTACAATCATTATAA
- the galE gene encoding UDP-glucose 4-epimerase GalE, translated as MKVLVTGGMGYIGSHTCIQMIEAGMTPVILDNLYNSKSSVLDRIEKVSGTRPVFVEGDIRNKALLVETMKAHELEACIHFAGLKAVGESVEKPLEYYDNNVHGTLVLVEAMREANVKTLVFSSSATVYGDPASVPITEDFPTSATNPYGRSKLMVEECLTDFQKANPDWSITLLRYFNPVGSHPTGDLGEDPQGIPNNLMPFVSQVAVGRREFLSVFGSDYPTKDGTGVRDYIHVMDLADGHLAALNTVGSKNGLHIYNLGTGNGYSVIDMVKAFEKASGKDIPYKLVDRRPGDIAECWADPKKATDELGWKAERSLDLMTEDTWRWQSQNPEGYSD; from the coding sequence ATGAAAGTACTTGTTACTGGTGGCATGGGCTATATCGGCAGCCACACTTGCATTCAAATGATAGAAGCTGGGATGACACCAGTTATTCTAGACAACTTGTACAACAGTAAATCCAGTGTATTAGATAGGATTGAAAAAGTTTCTGGGACTAGACCTGTGTTTGTAGAAGGCGATATCCGAAACAAAGCATTGTTAGTCGAAACCATGAAAGCACATGAGCTTGAAGCGTGTATTCATTTTGCGGGGCTTAAAGCAGTTGGTGAATCTGTTGAAAAGCCCTTGGAATACTATGATAACAACGTTCATGGAACTCTAGTTCTTGTTGAAGCTATGCGCGAAGCGAACGTGAAAACATTGGTATTCAGTTCTTCTGCTACTGTCTATGGTGACCCAGCATCTGTTCCGATTACAGAGGACTTCCCAACCAGTGCGACCAACCCATATGGTCGGAGTAAGCTCATGGTAGAGGAGTGCCTAACCGATTTTCAAAAGGCAAACCCAGATTGGAGCATTACACTGTTGCGATACTTCAATCCCGTTGGTTCACATCCGACTGGTGACCTCGGTGAAGACCCGCAAGGCATTCCTAACAATTTGATGCCTTTTGTTTCTCAAGTTGCAGTAGGTCGCCGAGAGTTTTTATCCGTTTTTGGCAGTGATTACCCAACAAAAGACGGAACTGGCGTACGTGACTACATTCATGTAATGGACTTAGCTGACGGACACCTTGCTGCATTGAATACCGTTGGCAGTAAAAACGGGCTACATATCTATAACTTAGGTACTGGTAACGGGTACAGCGTGATAGATATGGTGAAAGCTTTTGAAAAAGCCAGTGGCAAAGATATCCCTTATAAATTAGTCGACCGTAGACCGGGTGATATAGCAGAATGTTGGGCTGACCCTAAGAAAGCCACTGACGAACTTGGCTGGAAAGCCGAGCGTTCTTTAGATTTAATGACTGAAGATACGTGGCGTTGGCAGTCACAAAACCCAGAAGGGTATTCAGACTAA